In Pseudomonadota bacterium, a genomic segment contains:
- a CDS encoding cysteine desulfurase family protein — translation MDRIYLDHASTTPVDRQVLDAMLPYFIEQFGNPSSALIEEGGMPNKAIDEARNKVAKLVNAEKEEIIFTGSATESNNLAIKGLALANKDKGKKILISDIEHYSVMNQADFLRKFGFEVDFIKVDNYGIVDLEDLKNKLTDNTILVSVMHANLEIGTIEPIEEIALFLMERGVLLHSDGTGTCGRIPVDVKNLGVDTMTISPHQFYGPKGVAALYMKRGTKLISFIQGGSQEMGYRAGTENVPGIVGFGEAARIAMEEMDERVEGLTRLSRRLWDGLASSIEYIHFTGHPTKRLPGHTSFWIEFVEGESLLLWLNLNGIASASGSACASNMMAVDETGLRASHVLTAVGVPPEICSGSISFSLGKDNKTEEVEHVLSVIPGIVKRLMGMSPLYEKARKSGISMGKEV, via the coding sequence ATGGATAGGATATATTTAGACCACGCATCAACAACACCTGTAGACCGACAGGTGCTTGATGCAATGCTGCCTTATTTCATCGAACAATTTGGAAACCCTTCATCAGCCCTTATCGAGGAAGGCGGGATGCCGAATAAGGCCATAGATGAGGCGCGGAATAAAGTTGCAAAACTCGTGAATGCAGAAAAAGAAGAGATTATCTTTACCGGCTCAGCCACCGAATCGAATAACTTAGCCATAAAAGGATTGGCACTTGCCAACAAAGATAAGGGGAAGAAGATACTCATTTCGGATATTGAACATTATTCTGTTATGAATCAGGCAGATTTCCTAAGAAAATTTGGTTTTGAAGTTGATTTTATAAAGGTAGACAATTACGGCATAGTTGACCTCGAAGACTTAAAGAACAAGTTAACTGATAATACAATACTTGTATCAGTCATGCATGCCAATCTGGAAATAGGAACAATTGAGCCTATTGAAGAAATTGCTCTGTTTTTAATGGAACGCGGCGTATTACTACACTCAGATGGCACAGGAACTTGTGGCAGAATACCGGTTGATGTAAAAAACCTGGGCGTTGATACAATGACCATATCTCCTCATCAGTTTTACGGTCCTAAAGGAGTTGCGGCCCTATATATGAAAAGAGGTACAAAACTTATATCTTTTATACAGGGGGGATCTCAGGAAATGGGTTACAGAGCAGGTACAGAAAATGTTCCTGGAATTGTCGGTTTTGGCGAGGCTGCCCGTATCGCTATGGAAGAGATGGACGAAAGAGTGGAAGGATTAACAAGATTATCAAGGAGGCTATGGGATGGCCTTGCATCATCCATAGAATATATACATTTCACAGGTCATCCGACTAAGAGATTGCCTGGTCATACAAGTTTCTGGATTGAATTTGTTGAAGGTGAATCCTTACTTTTATGGCTCAATCTGAACGGAATTGCTTCAGCAAGCGGTAGCGCCTGTGCTTCAAACATGATGGCGGTTGACGAAACAGGCTTGAGGGCATCACATGTGCTCACCGCAGTGGGTGTGCCACCGGAGATATGCAGCGGTTCTATTTCTTTTTCTCTTGGAAAGGACAACAAAACAGAAGAAGTGGAGCACGTCCTTTCTGTTATACCGGGCATTGTAAAACGGCTGATGGGGATGTCGCCTCTTTACGAAAAAGCCAGAAAATCAGGAATAAGTATGGGAAAGGAGGTATAA
- the nifU gene encoding Fe-S cluster assembly scaffold protein NifU → MAKGPYSDKVMDHFMNPRNMGEIEDADGVGEVGNPACGDVMKLYLKIEGDKIVDAKFKTFGCGAAIASSSMTTELIKGKTIDEALRISNEAVTEALGGLPPAKQHCSVLAEEALKVALEDYKKKKEQG, encoded by the coding sequence ATGGCAAAAGGGCCATATAGTGACAAAGTGATGGACCATTTTATGAACCCGAGAAATATGGGCGAGATAGAGGATGCTGACGGTGTAGGAGAGGTAGGAAATCCGGCCTGTGGTGATGTTATGAAGCTATATCTGAAGATCGAGGGCGATAAGATAGTAGATGCTAAATTCAAGACCTTCGGGTGCGGTGCAGCAATTGCATCAAGCAGTATGACAACGGAACTTATAAAAGGCAAAACGATAGATGAGGCGCTCCGCATATCGAATGAAGCCGTCACAGAGGCACTGGGAGGCTTACCACCGGCAAAACAGCACTGCTCGGTTCTTGCAGAAGAAGCTCTAAAAGTTGCCCTTGAGGATTACAAAAAGAAAAAAGAGCAGGGCTGA
- a CDS encoding TRAP transporter substrate-binding protein: protein MKGNLFYRFFLLVLFVSFCLVSFPDGAAAQKVISLNYSNFFQAGHKNSIVSEQWCKEIEKRTNGRVKITYFPGGTLTPAPQTYDSVVKGIADIGFSVLGYSRGKFPMMAMIDLPLGYKSGTVATKLINEFYKKFKPKELDEVHVLYLHAHGPGIVHTKKPVYKLEDLKGMKIRAQGSVVPIVQKLGGAPVGAPMPETYDALRTGVVEGSMAPFEALEGWKWGEIIKSTTECYGSAYTAGMFVVMNKAKWDALPPDIQKIFNEVSAEWLEKQGKVWDEIDKSGREFTLKKGNKVIPLSKEEDARWAAAVRPLLDQYANDIKAKGLPGDEALKFCLDFLKKN, encoded by the coding sequence ATGAAAGGCAACTTATTTTATCGTTTTTTTCTTTTAGTATTATTTGTATCTTTCTGTCTTGTCTCATTCCCTGATGGCGCAGCAGCACAAAAGGTAATTTCACTTAACTATTCCAACTTTTTTCAGGCAGGTCATAAAAACAGCATTGTTTCAGAACAATGGTGCAAAGAGATCGAAAAAAGGACAAACGGCAGAGTTAAAATAACATATTTTCCTGGCGGCACACTGACACCGGCACCTCAAACTTACGATAGCGTAGTAAAAGGCATTGCCGATATCGGTTTTAGTGTTCTCGGTTACTCAAGGGGAAAATTCCCTATGATGGCAATGATTGATCTGCCTCTTGGCTATAAGAGCGGGACAGTTGCAACTAAGCTTATAAATGAGTTCTATAAGAAATTTAAACCGAAAGAACTCGACGAGGTCCATGTTTTATACTTACATGCCCATGGCCCCGGCATAGTGCATACCAAAAAGCCGGTATATAAGCTCGAAGACCTTAAAGGTATGAAAATAAGGGCTCAGGGAAGCGTAGTGCCTATCGTACAGAAATTAGGCGGCGCTCCGGTTGGCGCACCGATGCCTGAGACATACGACGCATTACGCACAGGCGTTGTTGAAGGATCTATGGCTCCATTTGAAGCCCTTGAAGGCTGGAAATGGGGTGAAATCATTAAATCCACGACCGAGTGTTACGGCTCAGCCTACACAGCAGGCATGTTTGTTGTAATGAATAAAGCTAAATGGGATGCTCTACCTCCTGACATACAAAAAATATTTAACGAAGTTAGCGCTGAGTGGTTAGAAAAGCAGGGAAAAGTCTGGGATGAAATCGACAAATCAGGCAGAGAATTTACTTTGAAAAAAGGAAATAAGGTCATACCATTATCAAAAGAAGAGGATGCGAGATGGGCAGCAGCCGTAAGACCATTGCTCGATCAGTATGCAAACGATATCAAGGCAAAAGGTCTTCCCGGCGACGAGGCATTGAAGTTCTGTCTTGACTTCCTGAAGAAGAACTGA
- a CDS encoding xanthine dehydrogenase family protein molybdopterin-binding subunit, with amino-acid sequence MNKYTVINPHSKFTVLNTHVHNIDGVAKVTGRAEYTFDIKLPGMLYGKILRSPHPHAKILNIDYSRAMEIPGVYGVVTGKDTLGIKQGIWRRYKDLCDEQILPVDKVRYIGEPVAAVAAITEEIAEKALDYIDVEYEVLQGVYEPLDAIKKDAPEIHEGFERNINVTRHIEWGEVEEAFDEAEYVREDWFKCGGQAHMCMETRAAVSSYTPEKKMTIYSSNQSAYYMQALMAGVLGMREGDVRVIAQYVGGGFGGKFELDGAIFCSAILSMKLFRPVKIIYTREEDFIATKRRTPMFYYVRTGVKKDGTFCAREAKVFTNGGAYTGMGATALYLTGFFHSFPYRWKGYRYDGYRVYTNTLPSTSMRGFGAPQAMWCSEQQIEWIAADLGLDPIEMRRKNSHYEGYEVPGQATIASCGIDQCYDEIKKWIASKGKLPANRSIGLSACGFMSGGIFNWFDTPYSFSSAVVTINQDGTVELHIGAQEIGQGSNTTMAIICAEALGVKVGDIKVHSGDTDHCPADLGAWGSRQTLMTGNATKMAAESAKKQLLEFAYAQSGLNIVYDLDIKDGWVHAIARPERGEEFVQLVRKALRGKDGQRIVGRGYYTPHRKGMISPAYSYMLQGVEVEVDEETGKITLVDSMTAHDCGQPINHLGLIGQLEGAFSMAAGYGYLEYMPYEDGKLMNPNLVDYKMIRSTEMPPANIAEIDTYEPEGPYGAKEAGEGLTNPTAAAIGNALFHRFGIQMKECPVRPEMILNALKEKKEKEAQGK; translated from the coding sequence ATGAACAAATACACCGTAATCAACCCACACTCAAAATTCACGGTACTAAATACCCATGTCCATAATATAGACGGCGTAGCAAAAGTGACCGGCAGGGCAGAATATACCTTCGACATTAAGCTGCCGGGTATGCTCTATGGTAAAATTCTACGCAGCCCGCACCCTCATGCAAAAATTCTGAATATTGATTACAGCAGGGCGATGGAGATTCCAGGTGTTTATGGTGTTGTGACAGGCAAGGATACCTTGGGAATTAAACAGGGTATATGGCGGCGTTACAAAGACCTTTGCGATGAGCAGATACTGCCCGTCGATAAAGTCCGTTATATTGGTGAGCCTGTTGCAGCAGTAGCTGCCATAACCGAAGAAATTGCAGAAAAAGCTCTTGACTATATTGATGTCGAATATGAAGTACTCCAGGGAGTTTATGAACCGCTTGACGCTATAAAGAAAGATGCACCTGAAATACATGAAGGATTCGAGCGTAATATCAATGTTACCCGCCATATCGAGTGGGGCGAAGTGGAAGAAGCATTTGATGAAGCAGAGTATGTCAGAGAAGACTGGTTCAAGTGCGGCGGCCAGGCACATATGTGTATGGAAACCCGCGCAGCCGTATCAAGTTATACTCCTGAGAAAAAAATGACCATTTATTCATCCAACCAGTCTGCTTACTATATGCAGGCACTTATGGCCGGTGTACTCGGGATGAGAGAGGGCGATGTGCGTGTCATAGCTCAGTATGTCGGCGGCGGTTTCGGCGGCAAATTTGAACTCGACGGCGCAATCTTCTGCAGCGCTATACTTTCCATGAAGCTCTTCAGACCTGTTAAGATTATTTATACAAGAGAAGAGGATTTCATTGCTACAAAGCGTCGTACCCCCATGTTCTACTATGTGCGGACCGGCGTGAAAAAAGACGGCACCTTCTGTGCCCGTGAAGCCAAGGTGTTTACTAACGGCGGCGCATACACGGGTATGGGTGCAACAGCGCTTTACCTTACAGGCTTTTTTCACTCTTTCCCTTACAGATGGAAGGGCTACCGGTATGATGGCTACAGGGTATACACCAATACATTGCCATCTACATCAATGCGCGGTTTCGGCGCTCCTCAGGCTATGTGGTGTTCGGAGCAGCAGATCGAATGGATCGCCGCTGATCTTGGGCTTGATCCTATAGAAATGAGAAGAAAAAACTCCCACTATGAAGGCTACGAAGTACCGGGCCAGGCAACAATCGCCAGTTGCGGCATTGATCAGTGCTACGATGAAATCAAAAAATGGATCGCATCAAAAGGCAAATTGCCGGCAAATAGATCTATCGGCCTCTCTGCCTGTGGTTTTATGTCAGGCGGTATCTTCAACTGGTTTGACACCCCTTACTCATTCTCCTCTGCAGTAGTTACCATTAATCAGGACGGAACTGTGGAACTGCATATAGGCGCACAGGAAATAGGCCAGGGTTCAAATACGACAATGGCCATTATCTGCGCAGAGGCACTGGGTGTTAAAGTAGGAGATATTAAAGTACATTCGGGCGATACCGATCACTGTCCTGCCGATCTCGGCGCATGGGGTTCAAGACAGACCCTTATGACAGGCAATGCTACAAAGATGGCAGCAGAAAGTGCAAAAAAACAGCTTCTTGAGTTCGCATACGCGCAGTCAGGATTAAACATTGTATACGACCTTGATATAAAAGACGGATGGGTACATGCCATTGCCCGCCCGGAAAGAGGTGAAGAATTCGTTCAATTAGTAAGGAAGGCGCTCCGCGGTAAAGACGGTCAGAGGATTGTCGGCAGAGGCTACTATACACCTCACCGTAAAGGCATGATCTCCCCGGCATACAGTTACATGCTTCAGGGTGTTGAGGTTGAGGTTGATGAGGAAACAGGGAAGATCACGCTTGTCGACAGTATGACAGCTCATGACTGCGGTCAGCCAATCAACCATCTCGGGCTTATCGGTCAGCTTGAAGGTGCATTCTCCATGGCTGCCGGCTATGGTTACCTTGAATACATGCCCTACGAAGACGGCAAGTTAATGAACCCGAACCTGGTGGATTACAAGATGATCCGTTCCACAGAGATGCCCCCGGCAAACATTGCAGAGATTGACACATACGAGCCGGAAGGACCATACGGTGCAAAAGAAGCCGGCGAAGGTCTTACCAACCCGACTGCCGCAGCAATAGGCAATGCGCTTTTCCATCGTTTTGGCATACAAATGAAGGAATGCCCTGTAAGGCCTGAGATGATTCTCAATGCTTTAAAGGAAAAGAAAGAAAAAGAAGCACAAGGGAAATAA
- a CDS encoding (2Fe-2S)-binding protein yields the protein MEKKLLTLNVNGQDYELYINPKTLLVEAIRDHIGLTGTKRGCDTVSCGACTLMIDGMAIKSCSVLAVQAEGHQITTVEGLEVNGELAPIQKAFIDNGSYQCGFCAPGMIMSAQALLNESKSLTEREIKEGIEGNICRCTGYNSIVRAIDGAAKGKYTEAKS from the coding sequence ATGGAAAAGAAATTACTAACGCTCAATGTAAACGGGCAGGATTATGAGCTATATATAAACCCGAAAACACTTTTAGTGGAAGCGATAAGAGATCATATAGGCTTAACAGGAACAAAAAGGGGATGTGATACGGTATCCTGCGGTGCATGTACATTAATGATCGATGGTATGGCCATAAAGTCATGTTCGGTACTTGCAGTACAGGCAGAGGGTCACCAGATAACCACTGTTGAAGGGCTGGAAGTAAACGGAGAACTGGCGCCTATCCAGAAGGCATTTATTGATAACGGTTCCTACCAGTGCGGTTTTTGTGCTCCTGGTATGATTATGTCTGCACAGGCATTGCTCAATGAGAGCAAGAGTCTTACCGAACGGGAGATTAAAGAAGGCATTGAAGGAAATATATGCCGTTGCACCGGCTATAATAGCATTGTCCGGGCAATAGATGGAGCGGCAAAAGGTAAATATACGGAGGCAAAATCATGA
- a CDS encoding xanthine dehydrogenase family protein subunit M, with amino-acid sequence MINDFNYLKPGTLKEMLAMYAEHEDCKVICGGQSLLIVMRQGMISPEYMLDIKHVKELDYIKFNAKDGLRIGATTTHRTIEKSDVVKKHYPVLVSMENKLASIQVRNWGTIGGNLAHADSAGDPGAVLIALKANIKIGNAKGERTVPLDEFFVDYFETVMDHELVLEVHVPAPEPKSGAAYQKFNLLDSDMGIVGTAAAVTLDGKGKCKDVRVVLGNAGPTPKRVKRIEDLLIGKAYDEKLFAEAGAIASEDSEPVADIHGSEEHRRHILGVLTKRMLKQAWEQAKG; translated from the coding sequence ATGATTAACGATTTTAATTACCTAAAGCCTGGTACGCTTAAGGAAATGCTTGCCATGTATGCTGAGCATGAAGATTGCAAGGTGATATGCGGCGGCCAGTCATTACTTATTGTAATGAGGCAGGGAATGATTTCCCCGGAATACATGCTTGATATCAAGCATGTCAAGGAACTCGATTATATCAAGTTCAATGCTAAAGATGGGCTGAGAATCGGCGCTACAACAACTCACCGTACCATTGAAAAATCCGATGTGGTTAAGAAACACTATCCTGTATTGGTTTCAATGGAGAACAAGCTTGCCTCAATCCAGGTTAGAAACTGGGGTACCATCGGCGGCAATCTTGCACATGCAGATTCTGCAGGAGACCCCGGAGCTGTCCTGATCGCATTAAAGGCAAATATAAAGATAGGAAACGCAAAAGGCGAAAGAACAGTACCGCTTGATGAGTTCTTTGTCGACTATTTTGAAACAGTCATGGATCATGAACTGGTATTGGAAGTACATGTACCTGCTCCTGAGCCGAAATCCGGTGCAGCCTATCAGAAATTCAACCTCCTTGACAGCGATATGGGCATTGTTGGAACTGCTGCGGCTGTTACACTTGACGGCAAAGGTAAATGTAAAGATGTACGTGTTGTTCTCGGCAATGCCGGCCCGACACCGAAAAGGGTGAAGAGAATTGAAGATTTGTTAATTGGAAAGGCATATGATGAAAAACTGTTTGCTGAAGCAGGCGCAATAGCATCCGAAGACAGTGAGCCTGTTGCTGATATCCATGGTTCAGAGGAGCATAGAAGGCATATACTGGGTGTACTGACAAAGAGGATGCTGAAACAGGCCTGGGAACAAGCAAAAGGCTAA
- a CDS encoding SRPBCC domain-containing protein, producing the protein MVIEGSFTVDAPIDKLFDFMLKPESIMTCIPGTESVRIIDDNSYECIVKQKVGIITAKLKFINRMTKVEKPTHLEIEGEGEDVTKLGHFKNKTSVDLKEVSPGKVEVAYKSDVSIVGKLAMFGDRIMRAKAKDVEKDFTKNLQEKLKAIV; encoded by the coding sequence ATGGTTATTGAGGGAAGTTTTACGGTAGATGCACCAATTGATAAGTTGTTTGATTTTATGCTGAAACCGGAAAGTATCATGACATGCATACCGGGAACAGAATCAGTCAGGATTATTGACGATAATTCCTATGAATGCATTGTAAAGCAGAAGGTCGGTATTATTACAGCAAAACTGAAGTTCATAAACAGGATGACCAAAGTTGAGAAACCGACGCACCTTGAGATTGAAGGAGAAGGCGAAGATGTAACAAAGCTTGGTCATTTCAAGAACAAGACCTCTGTAGATCTTAAAGAAGTATCACCAGGCAAAGTTGAAGTTGCATACAAGTCTGATGTAAGTATTGTTGGCAAACTTGCCATGTTCGGCGACAGGATTATGAGAGCAAAGGCAAAAGATGTCGAAAAGGATTTCACAAAAAACCTTCAGGAAAAGTTAAAAGCAATAGTATAA